A single Lactuca sativa cultivar Salinas chromosome 8, Lsat_Salinas_v11, whole genome shotgun sequence DNA region contains:
- the LOC111914969 gene encoding acetylserotonin O-methyltransferase: MSAEINMEKVDSKEEEAAAREIWKYVFGFTPMAVAKCAIELGIPDILEKQETPMPLAELASELGCSSSSLYRIMRFLIQYKIFQEKPISETSLGYAQTSLSRLLTRRGKHSMADFVLLESSPVMLAPWQKLSARVLSNKNLPFGAAHGDDVWKFAAANPGHSKLIDDAMACDARVAVGAVIEGCPEVFEGLKTVVDVGGGDGTALRLIVEACPWIKGINFDLPHVVSVAPVCRGVEHVGGNMFDHIPKTDATYLMKVLHDWGDHECIDILRKCREAIPQDTGKVIIVESIVGLEENHDFEDVVLMLDMVMMAHTSTGKERTLKEWSYVFTEAGFTRYTIKHIRTYQSVIEVYP, encoded by the exons ATGTCTGCAGAAATTAACATGGAGAAAGTTGATtccaaagaagaagaagcagccGCAAGAGAAATCTGGAAATATGTTTTTGGTTTCACTCCAATGGCTGTGGCTAAGTGCGCCATTGAGCTCGGTATACCCGATATCCTCGAAAAACAAGAAACCCCAATGCCACTTGCTGAACTTGCATCGGAGCTCGGGTGTTCATCATCCTCACTGTATAGGATCATGAGGTTCTTAATCCAGTATAAGATATTTCAAGAAAAACCCATATCAGAAACATCCCTAGGATATGCTCAAACATCTTTGTCCCGGCTTCTAACTAGGCGTGGAAAGCATAGTATGGCCGATTTTGTGCTTTTAGAGAGCAGTCCGGTGATGTTAGCACCATGGCAGAAGCTAAGTGCTAGGGTTTTGAGCAACAAAAACTTGCCTTTTGGGGCAGCGCATGGGGATGATGTATGGAAATTCGCAGCAGCGAATCCTGGACATAGTAAGCTTATTGATGATGCAATGGCTTGTGATGCTCGGGTGGCGGTCGGGGCGGTGATTGAGGGTTGTCCGGAGGTGTTTGAGGGGCTGAAGACGGTGGTGGAtgttggtggtggtgatggaaCGGCTCTACGATTGATTGTTGAGGCTTGTCCATGGATCAAAGGGATTAATTTCGATTTGCCTCATGTAGTGTCGGTGGCTCCCGTATGTAGAGGTGTAGAACATGTTGGAGGTAACATGTTTGATCATATTCCAAAAACTGATGCTACTTATCTAATG aaaGTACTCCATGACTGGGGAGACCATGAATGCATCGACATACTAAGAAAATGTCGAGAGGCTATTCCTCAAGATACAGGAAAGGTGATCATTGTAGAGTCAATTGTTGGACTTGAAGAAAACCATGACTTTGAAGACGTGGTATTGATGCTTGACATGGTGATGATGGCTCATACAAGCACCGGGAAAGAACGAACTTTAAAAGAATGGTCTTACGTGTTTACTGAGGCTGGATTCACTCGTTACACTATAAAACACATTAGAACTTATCAATCTGTTATTGAAGTTTATCCATGA